A single window of Candidatus Binatia bacterium DNA harbors:
- the asnS gene encoding asparagine--tRNA ligase produces the protein MSDRAPSSSLPIVNVAGIGAHAGQVVTLRGWLRGRRSSGKLLFLQVRDGTGVIQCTLFKPDVPPEVFEAAERLPQESSLIVDGEVRPDARAPGGYEIAVRDVRVVSVAQDYPIAPKEHGTAFLLDHRHLWIRSPRQNAILRVRASVERACRDYFDSRGFTLLDAPIFTPAACEGTTTLFQVDYFGEPAYLTQSGQLYLEAGAMALGKVYCFGPTFRAEKSKTRRHLTEFWMVEPEVAWLDLEGDMDLAEDFLVEVVGRVVEERREDLATLERDVTALERVQKPFPRITYDEAVERLRAAGKPIEWGDDFGGDEETELARQFDRPVLVHRYPAACKAFYMKTDPADPRLALCVDVLAPEGYGEIIGGGQREDDLATLERKIAEHGLPASAFSWYLDLRRYGSVPHAGFGMGIERMVAWLCGLHHVRETIPFPRMLERLTP, from the coding sequence ATGTCGGACCGCGCGCCGTCGTCGTCCCTCCCCATCGTCAACGTCGCGGGCATCGGCGCCCACGCGGGCCAGGTGGTGACGCTGCGGGGCTGGCTCCGCGGCCGTCGCTCGAGCGGCAAGCTGCTCTTCCTGCAGGTCCGCGACGGCACCGGCGTCATCCAGTGCACGTTGTTCAAGCCGGACGTCCCGCCCGAGGTCTTCGAGGCCGCGGAGCGTCTGCCGCAGGAGTCGTCGCTGATCGTCGACGGCGAGGTGCGCCCCGACGCGCGGGCGCCTGGCGGCTACGAGATCGCCGTGCGCGACGTGCGGGTCGTGTCGGTCGCGCAGGACTACCCGATCGCGCCCAAGGAGCACGGCACGGCGTTTCTCCTCGATCACCGTCATCTCTGGATCCGCTCGCCGCGGCAGAACGCGATCCTGCGCGTGCGGGCGAGCGTCGAGCGCGCCTGCCGGGACTACTTCGACAGCCGCGGCTTCACGCTGCTCGACGCGCCGATCTTCACGCCGGCCGCCTGCGAGGGCACGACGACGCTCTTCCAGGTCGACTACTTCGGCGAGCCCGCATACTTGACGCAGAGCGGGCAGCTCTACCTCGAGGCCGGCGCGATGGCGCTCGGCAAGGTGTACTGCTTCGGCCCCACGTTCCGCGCCGAGAAGTCGAAGACGCGCCGCCACCTCACCGAATTTTGGATGGTCGAGCCGGAGGTCGCGTGGCTCGATCTCGAAGGCGACATGGACCTCGCCGAGGACTTCCTGGTCGAGGTCGTGGGGCGCGTCGTCGAGGAGCGGCGCGAGGACCTCGCGACGCTCGAGCGCGACGTCACGGCGCTCGAGCGCGTGCAGAAGCCGTTCCCGCGCATCACCTACGACGAGGCGGTCGAGCGTCTGCGCGCGGCCGGCAAGCCGATCGAGTGGGGCGACGACTTCGGCGGCGACGAGGAGACCGAGCTCGCGCGCCAGTTCGACCGTCCGGTGCTCGTCCACCGCTACCCGGCCGCGTGCAAGGCCTTCTACATGAAGACCGATCCCGCGGATCCGCGCCTCGCCCTGTGCGTCGACGTGCTCGCGCCGGAGGGCTACGGCGAGATCATCGGCGGCGGCCAGCGCGAGGACGATCTCGCGACGCTCGAGCGCAAGATCGCGGAGCACGGCCTGCCCGCGTCCGCCTTCTCCTGGTACCTCGACCTGCGACGCTACGGCTCGGTGCCGCACGCGGGCTTCGGCATGGGCATCGAGCGCATGGTCGCCTGGCTGTGCGGCCTGCACCACGTGCGCGAGACGATCCCGTTCCCGCGCATGCTCGAGCGCCTGACGCCGTAG
- a CDS encoding NUDIX hydrolase, with the protein MEGEIARLARRYGRPRWTVHDLPSFRRSPINRSRTAEVAMAIRRRNGLYLLQTKDRYPSQTFRLPTGGIMRGEGIEHALLRETEEETGLDVEVSRFVAVLNYRSAETRQTFATYLFLLEEQGGVLAPRDPKEGITGWLEADLHGLGDAAQRLRSCTGSWRSWGEFRALVIDALSEALRT; encoded by the coding sequence ATGGAAGGCGAGATTGCCCGGCTCGCACGACGCTATGGACGCCCCCGCTGGACGGTCCACGACCTTCCCTCCTTCCGTCGCTCGCCGATCAACCGCAGCCGCACGGCCGAGGTCGCGATGGCGATCCGGCGACGCAACGGCCTCTACCTGCTGCAGACCAAGGACCGCTACCCGAGCCAGACTTTTCGCTTGCCGACCGGCGGCATCATGCGCGGCGAAGGGATCGAGCACGCGCTGCTGCGCGAGACCGAGGAAGAGACCGGACTCGACGTCGAGGTGAGCCGCTTCGTCGCGGTGCTGAACTACCGATCCGCCGAAACGCGGCAGACGTTCGCGACCTACCTCTTCCTGCTCGAGGAGCAGGGCGGCGTCCTGGCGCCGCGCGATCCGAAGGAAGGCATCACCGGCTGGCTCGAGGCCGACCTGCACGGGCTCGGCGACGCAGCCCAGCGGCTGCGCTCGTGCACCGGATCGTGGCGCAGCTGGGGCGAGTTCCGCGCGCTGGTCATCGACGCGCTGAGCGAGGCGCTGCGCACCTGA
- the ftsH gene encoding ATP-dependent zinc metalloprotease FtsH: protein MKNVKFSLWYLPAALLLVLLAQTIFVAPRPVEVSYSELQRLANANQIERALITTDEVRFQLRPDAKIDPELERQIEKSRGVVGSLSDQRPTFVATRPPGLDLTSLVKVLTEHDVTFSGEIADNFWRTLLLGWLLPFALIMLMWNLIARRMGPGGAAGALSFGRNKAKIYGENDVQARFSDVAGIDEAKAELEALVSFLRNPQRFQRLGGRIPKGVLLVGPPGTGKTLLARAIAGEAGVPFFSISGSEFIEMFVGLGAARVRDLFEQAKAKAPCIVFIDELDAVGKSRAGAGLQMGRHDEQEQTLNQLLVEMDGFDASKGVVLLAATNRPEVLDPALLRAGRFDRRIIVELPDRAGRAKILQVHLKNVKAAPNVDVDDLAARTPGLSGADLANLVNEAALLAAQRGADAVETEHFLLAADRLMTGLERRSRVLRPEDRALVAYHESGHALVASLLPHCDPVTKITIIPRSIGALGFTMQLPTEDRVLMRRSELMDRLAVMLGGRVAEELIFGDVSTGAQDDLERASQLARQMVCLFGMSERLGPLSYGRRESLFLGESLLGRPQAASEATNEAIDAEVAALVRGAHATARQLLSERREGLIHLARTLEREETLEGEKLRQALDEARIRDVERVAPKAPARDVA, encoded by the coding sequence ATGAAGAACGTCAAGTTCTCGCTGTGGTACCTCCCCGCGGCGCTGCTGCTCGTGCTGCTCGCGCAGACGATCTTCGTGGCGCCGCGTCCGGTCGAGGTGAGCTACAGCGAGCTGCAGCGCCTGGCGAACGCGAACCAGATCGAGCGGGCGCTGATCACCACCGACGAGGTCCGCTTCCAGCTTCGTCCGGACGCCAAGATCGATCCCGAGCTCGAAAGGCAGATCGAGAAGTCGCGCGGCGTCGTGGGCAGCCTCTCCGACCAGCGCCCGACCTTCGTCGCGACGCGTCCGCCCGGCCTCGATCTGACGTCGCTGGTGAAGGTCCTGACCGAGCACGACGTCACGTTCTCCGGCGAGATCGCGGACAACTTCTGGCGCACGCTGCTCCTCGGCTGGCTGCTGCCGTTCGCGCTCATCATGCTGATGTGGAACCTGATCGCGCGGCGGATGGGGCCGGGCGGTGCGGCGGGCGCGCTCTCCTTCGGCCGCAACAAGGCGAAAATCTACGGCGAGAACGACGTCCAGGCGCGCTTCAGCGACGTCGCCGGGATCGACGAAGCGAAGGCCGAGCTCGAGGCGCTGGTCTCCTTCCTGCGCAATCCGCAGCGCTTCCAGCGTCTCGGCGGCCGCATTCCGAAGGGCGTGCTGCTCGTCGGTCCCCCGGGTACCGGCAAGACGCTGCTCGCGCGCGCGATCGCGGGCGAGGCCGGCGTTCCGTTCTTCTCGATCAGCGGCTCGGAGTTCATCGAGATGTTCGTCGGGCTCGGCGCGGCCCGCGTGCGCGACCTCTTCGAGCAGGCCAAGGCGAAGGCGCCGTGCATCGTCTTCATCGACGAGCTCGACGCCGTCGGGAAGTCGCGCGCGGGCGCCGGTCTGCAGATGGGCCGACACGACGAGCAGGAGCAGACGCTCAACCAGCTGCTGGTCGAGATGGACGGCTTCGACGCGTCGAAGGGCGTCGTGCTGCTCGCGGCGACGAACCGTCCCGAGGTGCTCGATCCCGCGCTGCTGCGCGCCGGGCGCTTCGACCGGCGGATCATCGTCGAGCTGCCCGACCGTGCGGGACGCGCGAAGATCCTCCAGGTCCACCTCAAGAACGTGAAGGCCGCGCCGAACGTCGACGTCGACGATCTCGCGGCGCGCACGCCCGGGCTGTCGGGCGCCGACCTCGCGAACCTGGTGAACGAGGCGGCGCTGCTCGCGGCGCAGCGCGGCGCCGACGCGGTCGAAACGGAGCACTTCCTCCTCGCCGCCGATCGCCTGATGACGGGTCTCGAGCGGCGTAGCCGCGTGCTGCGTCCGGAGGACCGCGCGCTGGTCGCGTACCACGAGTCGGGTCACGCGCTGGTCGCGTCGCTGCTGCCGCACTGCGATCCGGTGACGAAGATCACGATCATCCCGCGCTCGATCGGCGCGCTCGGCTTCACCATGCAGCTGCCGACCGAGGACCGCGTGCTCATGCGGCGCAGCGAGCTGATGGACCGGCTCGCGGTGATGCTCGGCGGACGCGTCGCCGAGGAGCTGATCTTCGGCGACGTCAGCACGGGCGCGCAGGACGACCTCGAGCGCGCCTCGCAGCTCGCGCGTCAGATGGTCTGCCTGTTCGGCATGAGCGAGCGGCTCGGGCCGCTGAGCTATGGACGGCGCGAGTCGCTGTTCCTCGGCGAGTCGCTGCTCGGCCGTCCGCAGGCGGCGAGCGAGGCGACCAACGAAGCGATCGACGCCGAGGTCGCGGCGCTCGTTCGCGGCGCGCACGCGACCGCGCGCCAGCTGCTCTCGGAGCGTCGCGAGGGGCTCATTCACCTCGCACGCACGCTCGAGCGCGAGGAGACGCTCGAGGGCGAGAAGCTGCGCCAGGCGCTCGACGAGGCGCGGATCCGCGACGTCGAGCGCGTCGCGCCGAAGGCTCCGGCGCGCGATGTCGCTTGA
- a CDS encoding PEP-utilizing enzyme, whose translation MERQAIWSRRIADELWSGAVTPLTFTLLADQMAEHMVRRRLTNAGLPELATRPVFRLAHGHVYVNATLVAEVMSEVPSVFLSEGLLELLPEELRADVRDKGRWLWSPQTVSILLNLTLRERGWMPWSRAAVFRSAASRVAPELERLDLAPDAPDAAIAATIADVQSCLASYLETVSWGMIYAYVFFHLTSELLERWAPGYAESIAELTVGLDGIWTFAIHDHLVRCAALADRDAQLVRAIEETPEEVARRALDGGLGAFGASVRDLIQRHGHRLVGRDLSYPTWRERPAVVIGMVHKLLQAQSLESAAARRARREDLLRRASERIGSGVGGTARRFVFERCLDWCQEYYALRENMRYHADLFLASLRSLALRSGERLAARGALHDPEDVFYLEADELQAALREGAVTAAQAAERRAAYETLRDAIVPATLHGADDEGPRAIADAVPAEMPARELSGLGVSPGRAVGPARVVRSVDDLRALRAGEVIVAASTDPSWTSLLALGSALVLEMGGLLSHGAIVARELGIPAVVNVAHATRVLSTGDRIVVDGRAGTVALA comes from the coding sequence GTGGAGCGCCAGGCGATCTGGAGCAGACGCATCGCCGACGAGCTGTGGTCGGGCGCGGTGACGCCGCTCACCTTCACCTTGCTCGCCGATCAGATGGCGGAGCACATGGTGCGCCGACGCCTCACCAACGCCGGGCTGCCGGAGCTCGCGACGCGGCCGGTGTTCCGACTCGCGCACGGCCACGTCTACGTGAACGCGACGCTCGTCGCCGAGGTGATGAGCGAGGTGCCCTCGGTGTTCCTCAGCGAGGGGCTGCTCGAGCTGCTGCCCGAGGAGCTGCGTGCAGACGTGCGCGACAAGGGTCGCTGGCTCTGGTCGCCGCAGACCGTGTCGATCCTGCTCAACCTGACGCTGCGCGAGCGCGGCTGGATGCCGTGGTCGCGCGCCGCCGTCTTCCGCAGCGCCGCGAGTCGCGTGGCGCCCGAGCTCGAGCGGCTCGACCTCGCTCCCGACGCCCCCGACGCCGCCATCGCCGCGACGATCGCCGACGTGCAGAGCTGCCTCGCGAGCTACCTCGAGACGGTCAGCTGGGGGATGATCTACGCGTACGTCTTCTTCCACCTGACCTCCGAGCTGCTCGAACGGTGGGCACCGGGGTACGCCGAGTCGATCGCCGAGCTGACGGTCGGCCTCGACGGCATCTGGACGTTCGCGATCCACGACCACCTCGTCCGCTGCGCGGCGCTCGCGGACCGCGACGCGCAGCTCGTGCGCGCGATCGAGGAGACCCCGGAGGAGGTCGCGCGGCGTGCGCTTGACGGCGGGCTCGGCGCGTTCGGCGCGTCGGTGCGCGACCTGATCCAGCGGCACGGCCATCGACTGGTCGGTCGTGACCTCTCCTACCCGACCTGGCGCGAGCGTCCGGCGGTCGTGATCGGGATGGTGCACAAGCTGCTGCAGGCGCAGTCGCTCGAGAGCGCGGCGGCGCGCCGCGCGCGACGCGAGGATCTGCTGCGGCGTGCGTCCGAGCGCATCGGCAGCGGCGTCGGGGGCACGGCGCGGCGCTTCGTCTTCGAGCGCTGCCTCGACTGGTGTCAGGAGTACTACGCGCTGCGCGAGAACATGCGCTACCACGCGGACCTGTTCCTCGCGTCGCTGCGCTCGCTGGCGCTCCGATCGGGCGAGCGGCTCGCGGCGCGGGGCGCGCTGCACGATCCCGAGGACGTCTTCTATCTCGAAGCGGACGAGCTGCAGGCCGCGCTGCGCGAAGGCGCCGTGACCGCGGCGCAGGCCGCCGAGCGCCGCGCCGCGTACGAGACGCTGCGTGACGCCATCGTGCCCGCCACGCTGCACGGTGCGGACGACGAGGGACCGCGCGCGATCGCCGACGCGGTCCCTGCGGAGATGCCGGCGCGCGAGCTGTCCGGGCTCGGCGTCTCGCCGGGGCGCGCCGTCGGTCCGGCGCGCGTCGTGCGCTCGGTCGACGACCTGCGCGCGCTGCGCGCGGGCGAGGTGATCGTCGCCGCGTCGACCGATCCGAGCTGGACCTCGCTGCTCGCGCTCGGCAGCGCGCTCGTCCTCGAGATGGGCGGGCTCCTGTCGCACGGCGCGATCGTCGCGCGCGAGCTCGGCATCCCGGCGGTGGTCAACGTCGCGCACGCGACGCGCGTGCTCTCGACCGGCGACCGGATCGTAGTCGACGGGCGCGCGGGAACCGTCGCGCTCGCGTGA
- a CDS encoding IscS subfamily cysteine desulfurase, whose protein sequence is MSIPKRIYMDYHATTPMDPRVLEAMLPYFREHFGNAASRNHSFGWEAESAVDRAREQVADVIGGKAKEIIFLSGATESDNLAIKGIVEFYKDKGNHIITAATEHKAVLDTCKALERKKIAQVTYLPVDREGRVHPEQVREAITDKTILISIMVANNEIGTIQPIAEIGRIAKEKGILFHTDATQGFGKLPLNVDELGVDLLSGTAHKIYGPKGCGFLWVRSKGPRVRLTAQIDGGGHERGMRSGTLNVPGIVGLGEAAQIAKAEMATESARVGALRDRLHKLITDELDEVYLNGHPVHRLPGNLNLSFAYIEGESMLMGLNGSAHADLPAIAVSSGSACTSATLEPSYVLKALGVGDELAHTSIRFGLGRFNTEEEVDYVAQRVIAEVKRLRELSPLYEMAKEGIDLKNYFAGAQH, encoded by the coding sequence ATGAGCATTCCGAAGCGGATCTACATGGATTACCACGCGACGACGCCGATGGACCCCCGGGTCCTCGAGGCGATGTTGCCCTACTTCCGCGAGCACTTCGGCAACGCCGCGAGCCGCAACCACTCCTTCGGCTGGGAGGCGGAGTCGGCGGTCGACCGTGCCCGCGAGCAGGTCGCCGACGTCATCGGTGGCAAGGCCAAGGAGATCATCTTCCTCTCGGGCGCGACCGAATCCGACAACCTCGCCATCAAGGGCATCGTCGAGTTCTACAAGGACAAGGGCAACCACATCATCACCGCCGCGACCGAGCACAAGGCGGTGCTCGACACCTGCAAGGCGCTCGAGCGCAAGAAGATCGCCCAGGTGACCTACCTGCCGGTCGACCGCGAAGGCCGCGTCCACCCCGAGCAGGTCCGCGAGGCGATCACCGACAAGACGATCCTGATCTCGATCATGGTCGCGAACAACGAGATCGGGACGATCCAGCCGATCGCGGAGATCGGCCGCATCGCGAAGGAGAAGGGCATCCTCTTCCACACCGACGCCACGCAGGGCTTCGGCAAGCTGCCGCTCAACGTCGACGAGCTCGGCGTCGACCTGCTCTCCGGCACCGCCCACAAGATCTACGGCCCCAAGGGCTGCGGCTTCCTCTGGGTGCGCTCGAAGGGCCCCCGCGTGCGCTTGACGGCGCAGATCGACGGCGGCGGTCACGAGCGCGGCATGCGCTCCGGGACGCTCAACGTGCCGGGCATCGTGGGCCTCGGTGAGGCGGCGCAGATCGCCAAGGCCGAGATGGCGACCGAGTCGGCGCGTGTCGGCGCGCTGCGCGACCGCCTGCACAAGCTGATCACCGACGAGCTCGACGAGGTCTACCTGAACGGACACCCGGTCCACCGCCTGCCCGGGAACCTGAATCTGAGCTTCGCCTACATCGAGGGCGAGTCGATGCTGATGGGCCTCAACGGCTCGGCCCACGCCGACCTGCCGGCGATCGCGGTTTCCTCGGGCTCGGCCTGCACCTCGGCGACGCTCGAGCCGTCATACGTCTTGAAGGCGCTCGGGGTCGGCGACGAGCTCGCGCACACCTCGATCCGCTTCGGCCTCGGCCGCTTCAACACCGAGGAGGAGGTCGATTACGTCGCACAGCGCGTGATCGCCGAGGTCAAGCGCCTGCGCGAGCTGTCACCGCTCTACGAGATGGCGAAGGAAGGCATCGACCTGAAGAATTACTTCGCGGGCGCTCAGCACTGA
- a CDS encoding methylmalonyl-CoA mutase family protein produces the protein MRNRSGLGATQNLAQPVAPPASEPAPRTTQSGLPLKPVYGPEDAQAALGEPGEYPFLRGPYKTMYLSRRWTMRQFAGFGTPEDTNQRFHFLLRQGQNGLSTAFDMPTLMGYDADHPRSRGEVGREGVSVSTIEDMERLFDRIPLDEVTTSMTVNCSASVLLAMYLAIAKRRGIAWTKLGGTIQNDMLKEFIAQKEWISPPEPSVRIVADMIEFCATEVPRWHPVSISGYHIREAGATAVQELAFTLADGIAYVAEVLRRGRLKADDFGHRLSFFFDVHNDFFEEIAKLRAARRLWAKIMRERFGATKDEACRLRMHAQTAGVTLTAQQPLNNIVRVTLQALAAVLGGVQSLHTNSFDETLALPTEESVMVALRTQQIIAEESGVANIVDPLGGSYALEALTDSIEKAAADYIAEIDRRGGMVKAIEQGYPQLEIAEAAYRDQQRFDSGERVIVGVNKYTVPEERPVDILRIPLEVEERQIDRVRRFKQSRDHVRVKDALKRVRAAAESDDNLMPVLVSAVQEGCTVGEISDVYRQVFGEYRDPAHL, from the coding sequence GTGCGCAATCGGTCTGGGCTTGGGGCGACGCAGAATCTCGCGCAGCCAGTGGCGCCGCCGGCTTCGGAACCAGCCCCGCGCACGACGCAGTCCGGCCTCCCGCTGAAGCCCGTCTACGGGCCCGAGGACGCGCAGGCGGCGCTCGGCGAGCCGGGCGAGTACCCGTTCCTGCGCGGTCCGTACAAGACGATGTACCTGAGCCGGCGCTGGACGATGCGCCAGTTCGCCGGCTTCGGCACGCCGGAGGACACCAACCAGCGCTTCCACTTCCTCCTGCGTCAAGGCCAAAATGGCCTCTCGACCGCCTTCGACATGCCCACCCTGATGGGCTACGACGCCGACCACCCGCGCTCGCGCGGCGAGGTCGGACGCGAGGGCGTCTCCGTGTCGACGATCGAGGACATGGAGCGCCTGTTCGACCGCATCCCGCTCGACGAAGTGACCACGTCGATGACGGTGAACTGCAGCGCGTCGGTGCTGCTCGCGATGTACCTGGCGATCGCCAAGCGGCGCGGCATCGCCTGGACCAAGCTCGGCGGCACGATCCAGAACGACATGCTGAAGGAGTTCATCGCGCAGAAGGAGTGGATCTCGCCGCCCGAGCCGTCGGTGCGGATCGTCGCCGACATGATCGAGTTCTGCGCGACGGAGGTGCCACGCTGGCACCCGGTGTCGATCAGCGGCTACCACATCCGCGAAGCGGGAGCGACGGCGGTGCAGGAGCTCGCCTTCACGCTCGCCGACGGCATCGCCTACGTCGCCGAGGTGCTGCGCCGCGGTCGGCTGAAGGCGGACGACTTCGGACACCGGCTGTCGTTCTTCTTCGACGTCCACAACGACTTCTTCGAGGAGATCGCGAAGCTCCGCGCCGCGCGTCGACTGTGGGCGAAGATCATGCGTGAGCGCTTCGGCGCGACGAAGGACGAGGCCTGCCGCCTGCGCATGCACGCGCAGACCGCGGGCGTCACGCTCACCGCGCAGCAGCCCCTGAACAACATCGTCCGCGTCACGCTGCAGGCGCTCGCCGCGGTGCTCGGCGGCGTGCAGTCGCTGCACACCAACTCCTTCGACGAGACGCTCGCGCTGCCGACCGAGGAATCGGTGATGGTCGCGCTGCGCACGCAGCAGATCATCGCCGAGGAGAGCGGTGTGGCGAACATCGTCGACCCGCTCGGCGGCAGCTACGCGCTCGAGGCGCTCACCGACTCGATCGAGAAGGCAGCCGCCGACTACATCGCGGAGATCGACCGCCGCGGCGGCATGGTGAAGGCGATCGAGCAGGGCTACCCGCAGCTCGAGATCGCCGAAGCGGCGTACCGCGACCAGCAGCGCTTCGACAGCGGCGAGCGCGTGATCGTCGGCGTGAACAAGTACACCGTGCCCGAGGAGCGGCCGGTCGACATCCTGCGCATCCCGCTCGAGGTCGAGGAGCGCCAGATCGATCGCGTGCGGCGCTTCAAGCAGTCGCGCGACCACGTCCGCGTCAAGGACGCTCTCAAGCGTGTCCGCGCGGCGGCGGAGTCCGACGACAACCTGATGCCGGTGCTCGTCAGCGCGGTGCAGGAAGGCTGCACGGTCGGCGAGATCTCGGACGTGTACCGGCAGGTGTTCGGCGAGTACCGCGACCCCGCGCACCTGTGA
- the iscU gene encoding Fe-S cluster assembly scaffold IscU: MAEYSPKVIDHYSNPRNVGSFPKDEENVGTGIVGAPECGDVMKLQLKINDEGIVEDARFKTFGCGSAIASSSYVTELVKGKSVEEVAKIKNSVIVEELSLPPVKIHCSVLAEDAIKAAIKDWQERKAAAKSSAGKDPAAA; encoded by the coding sequence ATGGCCGAGTACAGCCCGAAGGTCATCGACCACTACAGCAACCCGCGCAACGTCGGCTCGTTCCCCAAGGACGAGGAGAACGTCGGCACGGGCATCGTCGGCGCACCGGAGTGCGGCGACGTGATGAAGCTGCAGCTCAAGATCAACGACGAGGGCATCGTCGAGGACGCGCGCTTCAAGACGTTCGGCTGCGGCAGCGCGATCGCCAGCTCGAGCTACGTGACCGAGCTCGTGAAGGGCAAGTCCGTCGAGGAGGTCGCGAAGATCAAGAACTCCGTGATCGTCGAGGAGCTGTCGCTGCCGCCCGTCAAGATCCACTGTTCGGTCCTCGCCGAGGACGCGATCAAGGCAGCCATCAAGGACTGGCAGGAGCGGAAGGCCGCGGCCAAGTCCAGCGCCGGCAAGGACCCTGCGGCCGCCTGA
- the coaE gene encoding dephospho-CoA kinase (Dephospho-CoA kinase (CoaE) performs the final step in coenzyme A biosynthesis.), whose amino-acid sequence MLVIGLVGGIGSGKSTAAAILAELGAEVINADLIGHEVYEPGKPGFDAIVAEFGPEVVGPDGRIDRKRLGSIVFADSAKLARLNAIVHPLIRAEIERRIERAREEGRVRAVVVEAAILLEAGWRSLVDQVWVICARRDDVVERLAAQRGMAEEEAAARMAKQMSDAERRAAADVVIDNDGSIDDLRARLTGLWQTLVPR is encoded by the coding sequence ATGCTCGTCATCGGCCTGGTCGGTGGCATCGGCTCCGGCAAGAGCACGGCGGCGGCGATCCTCGCCGAGCTCGGCGCCGAGGTGATCAACGCCGACCTGATCGGGCACGAGGTGTACGAGCCCGGCAAGCCCGGCTTCGACGCGATCGTCGCCGAGTTCGGTCCCGAGGTCGTCGGCCCCGACGGCCGCATCGACCGCAAGCGCCTGGGCTCGATCGTGTTCGCCGACAGCGCGAAGCTCGCGCGCTTGAACGCGATCGTGCACCCCTTGATCCGCGCCGAGATCGAGCGCCGCATCGAGCGCGCCCGCGAGGAAGGACGCGTCCGCGCGGTGGTCGTCGAAGCCGCGATCCTGCTCGAAGCGGGCTGGCGGTCGCTGGTCGACCAGGTGTGGGTCATCTGCGCGCGGCGCGACGACGTGGTCGAGCGGCTCGCTGCGCAGCGCGGCATGGCGGAAGAGGAGGCCGCCGCGCGCATGGCGAAGCAGATGTCGGACGCCGAGCGCCGTGCGGCCGCCGACGTGGTGATCGACAACGACGGCTCGATCGACGACCTGCGCGCGCGTCTCACCGGCCTCTGGCAGACGCTGGTCCCGCGTTGA
- a CDS encoding DHHA1 domain-containing protein — MGRPVLHVVSHGPYCLDGVAAAAAVARFHEGADVRPVFVANEEVDRALREVDAKPGEQLWITDVSWTDPETEKHLRQLIDAGVEVHWFDHHRTAIDRLRHGGYDLPFKTKVVTDEYSAAKLVYDHLARTAEATNGGGTSVPERFRKFARVVEMADDNDRWLHRIPGSHELGLVLRAMLPGEAYRSLLELDERVLDTPEMAAARKRLGEELARNRRLAEATRAERTVDGVKLVTALCDGYPGEVAEDWGRESPRTVFCFFDVRTQALSFRRSRDLDLDLSKLAEACGGGGHPPAAGAMIPELPRALAEVVADRIAPEVARQVS; from the coding sequence ATGGGACGCCCGGTGCTGCACGTGGTGAGCCACGGGCCGTACTGCCTCGACGGGGTCGCGGCCGCTGCGGCAGTGGCGCGCTTTCACGAGGGCGCCGACGTCCGGCCGGTCTTCGTCGCGAACGAGGAGGTCGACCGCGCGTTGCGCGAGGTCGACGCGAAGCCCGGCGAGCAGCTGTGGATCACCGACGTCTCGTGGACCGATCCCGAGACCGAGAAGCACCTGCGGCAGCTGATCGACGCCGGCGTCGAGGTGCACTGGTTCGATCACCACCGCACGGCGATCGATCGACTGCGCCACGGCGGCTACGACCTCCCCTTCAAGACCAAGGTCGTCACCGACGAGTACTCCGCGGCGAAGCTGGTGTACGACCACCTCGCGCGCACCGCCGAGGCGACGAACGGCGGCGGCACGTCGGTGCCGGAGAGGTTCCGCAAGTTCGCCCGCGTCGTCGAGATGGCGGACGACAACGACCGCTGGCTGCACCGCATTCCGGGATCGCACGAGCTCGGGCTCGTCCTGCGAGCGATGCTTCCCGGCGAGGCCTACCGCTCGCTGCTCGAGCTCGACGAGCGCGTGCTCGACACGCCCGAGATGGCGGCGGCGCGCAAGCGTCTCGGCGAGGAGCTCGCGCGCAACCGCCGCCTTGCCGAGGCGACGCGCGCCGAGCGCACCGTCGACGGCGTCAAGCTCGTCACGGCGCTGTGCGACGGCTACCCCGGCGAGGTCGCCGAGGACTGGGGCCGCGAGAGCCCGCGCACCGTGTTCTGCTTCTTCGACGTGCGCACCCAGGCGCTGTCGTTCCGCCGCTCGCGCGATCTCGACCTCGATCTGTCGAAGCTCGCCGAAGCCTGCGGCGGCGGCGGACACCCGCCCGCCGCGGGTGCGATGATTCCGGAGCTCCCGCGCGCCCTCGCCGAGGTCGTCGCAGACCGAATCGCGCCCGAGGTCGCGCGTCAAGTATCGTGA